The proteins below come from a single Acinonyx jubatus isolate Ajub_Pintada_27869175 chromosome A1, VMU_Ajub_asm_v1.0, whole genome shotgun sequence genomic window:
- the PGBD2 gene encoding piggyBac transposable element-derived protein 2 isoform X2 encodes MASTSSNPTVGRDASSKLKSMKLLEVLNALEEEGPSHRREEIFIAPPDNASGDFTDEDSGDEDGQRGSHVPGSVLHASVVPEDSGTEEEDDDLQPPPAMKRQKAVVEPQRVWIKRDIQPNFRSWTPSDPHIEDLKSQELSPVGLFELFFDEGTINFIVNETNRYAWQKNVNLGLTAQELKCVLGILILSGYISYPRRRMFWETSPDSHHHLVADAIRRDRFELIFSYLHFADNNELDESDRFAKVRPLIVRMNCNFQKHAPLEEFYSFGESMCEYFGHRGSKQLPAGKPMRLGYKIWCGTTSRGYLVWFEPSQGTLFTKSDRGLDLGGSMVVKFVDALQERGCLPYHIFFDKVFTSVKLMSILRKKGVKATGTVREYRTERCPLKDPKELKKMKRGSFDYKVDESEEIIVCRWHDSSVVNICSNAVGIEPVELTSHHSGIAKTRTQVHQPSLVKLYQEKVGGVSRMDQNIAKYKVKIRGMKWYSSFIGYVIDAALNNAWQLHRICSHDAQVDLLAFRRYVACVYLESNADMSSQGRRSRRLETESRFDMIGHWIVHQDKRTRCALCHSQTNTRCEKCQKGVHAKCFREYHIR; translated from the coding sequence CAATCCCACTGTTGGGAGAGATGCCAGTTCAAAGCTCAAGTCCATGAAGCTACTTGAGGTTCTGAATGCATTGGAGGAGGAGGGTCCTAGCCACCGCAGGGAAGAGATCTTCATTGCGCCACCTGACAATGCCTCAGGGGATTTCACTGATGAGGACTCAGGTGATGAAGATGGCCAGCGAGGCTCCCATGTGCCCGGTAGTGTGCTGCATGCCTCTGTTGTACCTGAGGACTCTGGCACTGAGGAGGAGGATGACGACCTGCAGCCACCACCAGCCATGAAGAGGCAGAAGGCAGTAGTGGAACCTCAGCGTGTTTGGATCAAAAGAGATATCCAACCCAACTTCCGCAGCTGGACTCCATCAGATCCCCATATAGAGGATCTCAAAAGCCAGGAACTGAGTCCTGTAGGCctatttgagttgttttttgaTGAAGGaactattaattttattgttaatGAAACCAATCGTTATGCTTGGCAAAAAAATGTCAACCTTGGGCTCACAGCCCAGGAATTAAAGTGTGTTTTGGGAATTTTGATTTTAAGTGGGTATATATCCTATCCAAGGAGAAGGATGTTTTGGGAAACATCTCCTGATTCACATCATCATCTTGTGGCTGATGCAATTAGAAGGGACAGATTTGAACTGATCTTTTCATACCTGCATTTTGCGGATAATAATGAGCTGGATGAAAGTGATAGGTTTGCCAAGGTCAGGCCTCTCATTGTCCGAATGAATTGCAATTTCCAGAAGCACGCACCCTTGGAAGAGTTCTACAGCTTTGGTGAGTCCATGTGTGAATACTTTGGACACCGGGGATCCAAGCAGCTGCCAGCAGGGAAACCCATGCGTCTGGGCTACAAGATCTGGTGTGGGACAACCAGCAGGGGCTATCTGGTGTGGTTTGAGCCCTCACAGGGCACACTGTTCACCAAGTCAGACAGGGGCTTAGACTTAGGAGGTAGTATGGTGGTAAAATTTGTGGATGCTCTTCAGGAGCGTGGCTGTTTGCCATACCACATATTTTTTGACAAGGTTTTTACAAGTGTCAAACTCATGTCCATTTTGAGGAAAAAGGGGGTGAAGGCCACAGGAACTGTTCGTGAATACAGGACTGAGCGATGTCCCCTCAAAGATCCCaaagaacttaagaaaatgaagaggggTTCATTTGATTATAAAGTTGATGAGAGTGAGGAGATTATCGTGTGCCGCTGGCATGATAGCAGTGTGGTTAACATCTGCTCTAATGCTGTGGGCATAGAGCCAGTGGAGCTGACCAGCCATCATTCAGGAATAGCCAAAACACGGACCCAAGTCCATCAACCATCCCTGGTGAAGCTGTACCAGGAGAAAGTGGGGGGTGTCAGCCGGATGGACCAGAATATTGCCAAATACAAGGTAAAGATCCGGGGCATGAAGTGGTACTCAAGCTTCATTGGCTATGTCATTGATGCTGCCCTCAATAATGCTTGGCAACTACACAGGATCTGCAGCCATGATGCCCAGGTAGACCTCCTGGCCTTCCGGAGATATGTGGCCTGTGTGTACCTAGAGAGCAATGCTGACATGTCCTCCCAAGGGAGGCGAAGCAGACGGCTGGAAACTGAGAGCCGCTTTGACATGATTGGTCACTGGATCGTCCACCAGGACAAGAGGACTCGGTGTGCCCTTTGCCACTCGCAGACCAACACCCGCTGCGAGAAATGCCAGAAGGGTGTCCATGCCAAGTGTTTCAGGGAGTACCACATTCGGTGA
- the PGBD2 gene encoding piggyBac transposable element-derived protein 2 isoform X3, with the protein MKLLEVLNALEEEGPSHRREEIFIAPPDNASGDFTDEDSGDEDGQRGSHVPGSVLHASVVPEDSGTEEEDDDLQPPPAMKRQKAVVEPQRVWIKRDIQPNFRSWTPSDPHIEDLKSQELSPVGLFELFFDEGTINFIVNETNRYAWQKNVNLGLTAQELKCVLGILILSGYISYPRRRMFWETSPDSHHHLVADAIRRDRFELIFSYLHFADNNELDESDRFAKVRPLIVRMNCNFQKHAPLEEFYSFGESMCEYFGHRGSKQLPAGKPMRLGYKIWCGTTSRGYLVWFEPSQGTLFTKSDRGLDLGGSMVVKFVDALQERGCLPYHIFFDKVFTSVKLMSILRKKGVKATGTVREYRTERCPLKDPKELKKMKRGSFDYKVDESEEIIVCRWHDSSVVNICSNAVGIEPVELTSHHSGIAKTRTQVHQPSLVKLYQEKVGGVSRMDQNIAKYKVKIRGMKWYSSFIGYVIDAALNNAWQLHRICSHDAQVDLLAFRRYVACVYLESNADMSSQGRRSRRLETESRFDMIGHWIVHQDKRTRCALCHSQTNTRCEKCQKGVHAKCFREYHIR; encoded by the coding sequence ATGAAGCTACTTGAGGTTCTGAATGCATTGGAGGAGGAGGGTCCTAGCCACCGCAGGGAAGAGATCTTCATTGCGCCACCTGACAATGCCTCAGGGGATTTCACTGATGAGGACTCAGGTGATGAAGATGGCCAGCGAGGCTCCCATGTGCCCGGTAGTGTGCTGCATGCCTCTGTTGTACCTGAGGACTCTGGCACTGAGGAGGAGGATGACGACCTGCAGCCACCACCAGCCATGAAGAGGCAGAAGGCAGTAGTGGAACCTCAGCGTGTTTGGATCAAAAGAGATATCCAACCCAACTTCCGCAGCTGGACTCCATCAGATCCCCATATAGAGGATCTCAAAAGCCAGGAACTGAGTCCTGTAGGCctatttgagttgttttttgaTGAAGGaactattaattttattgttaatGAAACCAATCGTTATGCTTGGCAAAAAAATGTCAACCTTGGGCTCACAGCCCAGGAATTAAAGTGTGTTTTGGGAATTTTGATTTTAAGTGGGTATATATCCTATCCAAGGAGAAGGATGTTTTGGGAAACATCTCCTGATTCACATCATCATCTTGTGGCTGATGCAATTAGAAGGGACAGATTTGAACTGATCTTTTCATACCTGCATTTTGCGGATAATAATGAGCTGGATGAAAGTGATAGGTTTGCCAAGGTCAGGCCTCTCATTGTCCGAATGAATTGCAATTTCCAGAAGCACGCACCCTTGGAAGAGTTCTACAGCTTTGGTGAGTCCATGTGTGAATACTTTGGACACCGGGGATCCAAGCAGCTGCCAGCAGGGAAACCCATGCGTCTGGGCTACAAGATCTGGTGTGGGACAACCAGCAGGGGCTATCTGGTGTGGTTTGAGCCCTCACAGGGCACACTGTTCACCAAGTCAGACAGGGGCTTAGACTTAGGAGGTAGTATGGTGGTAAAATTTGTGGATGCTCTTCAGGAGCGTGGCTGTTTGCCATACCACATATTTTTTGACAAGGTTTTTACAAGTGTCAAACTCATGTCCATTTTGAGGAAAAAGGGGGTGAAGGCCACAGGAACTGTTCGTGAATACAGGACTGAGCGATGTCCCCTCAAAGATCCCaaagaacttaagaaaatgaagaggggTTCATTTGATTATAAAGTTGATGAGAGTGAGGAGATTATCGTGTGCCGCTGGCATGATAGCAGTGTGGTTAACATCTGCTCTAATGCTGTGGGCATAGAGCCAGTGGAGCTGACCAGCCATCATTCAGGAATAGCCAAAACACGGACCCAAGTCCATCAACCATCCCTGGTGAAGCTGTACCAGGAGAAAGTGGGGGGTGTCAGCCGGATGGACCAGAATATTGCCAAATACAAGGTAAAGATCCGGGGCATGAAGTGGTACTCAAGCTTCATTGGCTATGTCATTGATGCTGCCCTCAATAATGCTTGGCAACTACACAGGATCTGCAGCCATGATGCCCAGGTAGACCTCCTGGCCTTCCGGAGATATGTGGCCTGTGTGTACCTAGAGAGCAATGCTGACATGTCCTCCCAAGGGAGGCGAAGCAGACGGCTGGAAACTGAGAGCCGCTTTGACATGATTGGTCACTGGATCGTCCACCAGGACAAGAGGACTCGGTGTGCCCTTTGCCACTCGCAGACCAACACCCGCTGCGAGAAATGCCAGAAGGGTGTCCATGCCAAGTGTTTCAGGGAGTACCACATTCGGTGA
- the PGBD2 gene encoding piggyBac transposable element-derived protein 2 isoform X1: MASTSRDVLSKKLLPPRSKRFLPAFSSRTLMISCLTLSNPTVGRDASSKLKSMKLLEVLNALEEEGPSHRREEIFIAPPDNASGDFTDEDSGDEDGQRGSHVPGSVLHASVVPEDSGTEEEDDDLQPPPAMKRQKAVVEPQRVWIKRDIQPNFRSWTPSDPHIEDLKSQELSPVGLFELFFDEGTINFIVNETNRYAWQKNVNLGLTAQELKCVLGILILSGYISYPRRRMFWETSPDSHHHLVADAIRRDRFELIFSYLHFADNNELDESDRFAKVRPLIVRMNCNFQKHAPLEEFYSFGESMCEYFGHRGSKQLPAGKPMRLGYKIWCGTTSRGYLVWFEPSQGTLFTKSDRGLDLGGSMVVKFVDALQERGCLPYHIFFDKVFTSVKLMSILRKKGVKATGTVREYRTERCPLKDPKELKKMKRGSFDYKVDESEEIIVCRWHDSSVVNICSNAVGIEPVELTSHHSGIAKTRTQVHQPSLVKLYQEKVGGVSRMDQNIAKYKVKIRGMKWYSSFIGYVIDAALNNAWQLHRICSHDAQVDLLAFRRYVACVYLESNADMSSQGRRSRRLETESRFDMIGHWIVHQDKRTRCALCHSQTNTRCEKCQKGVHAKCFREYHIR; encoded by the exons agacgtgttgagtaagaagttgctgcccccaagatcaaagaggtttttacctgctttctcctcgagaacTTTAatgatttcctgtcttacattgag CAATCCCACTGTTGGGAGAGATGCCAGTTCAAAGCTCAAGTCCATGAAGCTACTTGAGGTTCTGAATGCATTGGAGGAGGAGGGTCCTAGCCACCGCAGGGAAGAGATCTTCATTGCGCCACCTGACAATGCCTCAGGGGATTTCACTGATGAGGACTCAGGTGATGAAGATGGCCAGCGAGGCTCCCATGTGCCCGGTAGTGTGCTGCATGCCTCTGTTGTACCTGAGGACTCTGGCACTGAGGAGGAGGATGACGACCTGCAGCCACCACCAGCCATGAAGAGGCAGAAGGCAGTAGTGGAACCTCAGCGTGTTTGGATCAAAAGAGATATCCAACCCAACTTCCGCAGCTGGACTCCATCAGATCCCCATATAGAGGATCTCAAAAGCCAGGAACTGAGTCCTGTAGGCctatttgagttgttttttgaTGAAGGaactattaattttattgttaatGAAACCAATCGTTATGCTTGGCAAAAAAATGTCAACCTTGGGCTCACAGCCCAGGAATTAAAGTGTGTTTTGGGAATTTTGATTTTAAGTGGGTATATATCCTATCCAAGGAGAAGGATGTTTTGGGAAACATCTCCTGATTCACATCATCATCTTGTGGCTGATGCAATTAGAAGGGACAGATTTGAACTGATCTTTTCATACCTGCATTTTGCGGATAATAATGAGCTGGATGAAAGTGATAGGTTTGCCAAGGTCAGGCCTCTCATTGTCCGAATGAATTGCAATTTCCAGAAGCACGCACCCTTGGAAGAGTTCTACAGCTTTGGTGAGTCCATGTGTGAATACTTTGGACACCGGGGATCCAAGCAGCTGCCAGCAGGGAAACCCATGCGTCTGGGCTACAAGATCTGGTGTGGGACAACCAGCAGGGGCTATCTGGTGTGGTTTGAGCCCTCACAGGGCACACTGTTCACCAAGTCAGACAGGGGCTTAGACTTAGGAGGTAGTATGGTGGTAAAATTTGTGGATGCTCTTCAGGAGCGTGGCTGTTTGCCATACCACATATTTTTTGACAAGGTTTTTACAAGTGTCAAACTCATGTCCATTTTGAGGAAAAAGGGGGTGAAGGCCACAGGAACTGTTCGTGAATACAGGACTGAGCGATGTCCCCTCAAAGATCCCaaagaacttaagaaaatgaagaggggTTCATTTGATTATAAAGTTGATGAGAGTGAGGAGATTATCGTGTGCCGCTGGCATGATAGCAGTGTGGTTAACATCTGCTCTAATGCTGTGGGCATAGAGCCAGTGGAGCTGACCAGCCATCATTCAGGAATAGCCAAAACACGGACCCAAGTCCATCAACCATCCCTGGTGAAGCTGTACCAGGAGAAAGTGGGGGGTGTCAGCCGGATGGACCAGAATATTGCCAAATACAAGGTAAAGATCCGGGGCATGAAGTGGTACTCAAGCTTCATTGGCTATGTCATTGATGCTGCCCTCAATAATGCTTGGCAACTACACAGGATCTGCAGCCATGATGCCCAGGTAGACCTCCTGGCCTTCCGGAGATATGTGGCCTGTGTGTACCTAGAGAGCAATGCTGACATGTCCTCCCAAGGGAGGCGAAGCAGACGGCTGGAAACTGAGAGCCGCTTTGACATGATTGGTCACTGGATCGTCCACCAGGACAAGAGGACTCGGTGTGCCCTTTGCCACTCGCAGACCAACACCCGCTGCGAGAAATGCCAGAAGGGTGTCCATGCCAAGTGTTTCAGGGAGTACCACATTCGGTGA